GTTTCGGCGGGGACCACTCCGGGCAGTCTCACGAGGCGCTTCTTGGCGGGATCGTAGTCTTTGAGGACCGCTTCCTGCGATTTCCCCGGAGGAACCACGATGTCGACCAGAGGTGGAGCGAATTCGTCCTCTTCCGGCGCGCCGCCGAACCGGCCCGGAGACGGCGTCGCGGCGACGGGAACGATCATCAGATTGTCGGCCGGCCCTTCCGTCAGGCCGAGCGTCGCCGTCGCGCTCGCTCGGGGATCGAAGTCCGCGGCGGTCACCACGACGACGTAGCTCCAGTCGGCCTTCGCTCTCCCGAGGAGGAAGGAGACGGGGACGACGAAAGAAACCTTCGCGCCCTCGACGCGCACCTGCGTCGGAAAGAAGATCCGCGAGTCGAGGTCCCGTTCGATCCCCTTCTTGATCGTCTCGAACTCGGCGGAGTCGATCCGGCCGAGCCTCGCTTTCATGTCGCGACGCGCATAGCCCTTCAGGAAGTCCCCCATCATGTCGTGCGCCAGCGCGGGCCGGGGGGTCAGGCAGATCGCTTTGTCCCACGCGGTGGAGGGATCGACCTCGGCCCGGCGGCCCGGCAGCAGCGCGAGCTGGCCGGAGCCGGGGACCCGGTCGGTGTCGATGTAGACGTCCAGATTGAACGTGTAGAAGCCGTGGCGGGCGACGCGGTCGAGCGTCTGCCCGAGCTCGTCGATCGGCCGCCGAGGCGGCGGGGCGATCGGGTGGGCGAACGTCGCTTCGAAGAGCGTCCCCTGCGGGTCCTCCTTCGCGACGAGCGAGACGAGGTCGAGGTCCCCCGGATGAAGATCGTCGCGGAGTGGATAGACGAGCGAGCCCGACCCGTGGTCGTCGCCGCGCGGATCGGTCAGCCGGAAGATGTCGCCGGCCCCCCGGGAGCGGCGCGGCGCGAGGTTCGCCGCCGCGAACAGGGCGAATACGAGGAGAGAACGTCGGCGCATGATTTTCCTCCGG
This genomic window from Thermoanaerobaculia bacterium contains:
- a CDS encoding glucodextranase DOMON-like domain-containing protein, with amino-acid sequence MRRRSLLVFALFAAANLAPRRSRGAGDIFRLTDPRGDDHGSGSLVYPLRDDLHPGDLDLVSLVAKEDPQGTLFEATFAHPIAPPPRRPIDELGQTLDRVARHGFYTFNLDVYIDTDRVPGSGQLALLPGRRAEVDPSTAWDKAICLTPRPALAHDMMGDFLKGYARRDMKARLGRIDSAEFETIKKGIERDLDSRIFFPTQVRVEGAKVSFVVPVSFLLGRAKADWSYVVVVTAADFDPRASATATLGLTEGPADNLMIVPVAATPSPGRFGGAPEEDEFAPPLVDIVVPPGKSQEAVLKDYDPAKKRLVRLPGVVPAETR